A window from Zingiber officinale cultivar Zhangliang chromosome 7A, Zo_v1.1, whole genome shotgun sequence encodes these proteins:
- the LOC122002496 gene encoding ABC transporter G family member 36-like isoform X3: METSEVHRLGSMRRSSSVWRRTEESVFSRSSRERSAEDDEEALRWAALEKLPTFDRVRRGILSLPDEGGVAGLREVDVGKLGFQERRALLERLLHVAEEDNELFLLKLKDRIQRVGLDLPDIEVRYENLTVEAEAYVGEGGLPTIFNSTINLLEGYANLLRILPSRKRPLSILHNVSGIIKPRRMTLLLGPPGSGKTTLLLALAGKLDSELKTTGKVTYNGHEMHEFVPERTAAYISQYDLHIGEMTVRETLAFSARCQGVGTRHDMLIELARREKEANIKPDPDLDVFMKASSIEGQETNVITDYVLKILGLEVCADTMVGDEMLRGISGGQRKRVTTGEMLVGPARALFMDEISTGLDSSTTYQIVNSLRQSIHILSGTAVISLLQPAPETYDLFDDIILLSDGQVVYHGPRENVLEFFESMGFKCPERKGVADFLQEVTSRKDQQQYWTRHDEPYRYVPVRVFSEAFQSFHVGRAIAEEIASPYDKSKSHPAALTVTKYGVSNKELLKANIDRELLLMKRNSFVYIFKAIQISIMALIAMTVFFRTKMHRDSVDGGGIYMGALFFGVVMVMFNGLSELAMTILKLPVFFKQRDLLFYPAWAYAIPTWILKIPISFVEVAVWVFTTYYVTGFDPNVGRLFKQYLLLLAANQMASGLFRAIAAVSRNLIIANTFGSFVLLILLVLGGFILSRHQVKKWWIWGYWISPLMYSHNAISTNEFLGHSWSHILPQATESLGVIVLKSRGVFTEAKWYWIGFAALVGYIFVFNALFTVALAYLKPYGKSQPSLSEESLNEKNANLTGEVVERSSRERNSSSRSLENINTVASLNRNKKGMVLPFTPLALTFENIRYSVDMPQEMKVQGVVEDRLELLKGVSGSFRPGVLTALMGVSGAGKTTLMDVLAGRKTGGYIEGNITISGYPKKQDTFARISGYCEQNDIHSPHVTVYESLVYSAWLRLSADVNSTTRKMFVEEVMELVELTLLRNALVGLPGVDGLSTEQRKRLTIAVELVANPSIIFMDEPTSGLDARAAAIVMRTVRNTVDTGRTVVCTIHQPSIDIFEAFDELFLMKRGGEEIYVGPLGRHSCDLISYFEGINGVTKIKDGYNPATWMLEVTTQMQENVLGVNFSEVYKGSELYQRNKNLIKELSSPPPGSSDLYFPTQYSQSFIGQCSACLWKQHLSYWRNPPYTAMRFFFTAIIALLFGSIFWDLGTKRSRQQDLFNAMGSMYAAVLFIGVQNASSVQPVVAVERTVFYRERAAGMYSALPYAFGQVTIEIPYILVQALIYGVIVYSMIGFEWTAAKFFWYLFFMYFTLLYFTFYGMMAVGLTPNHHIASIVSAAFYALWNLFSGFLIPRPQIPIWWRWYYWMCPVAWTLYGLVVSQFGDVHENLEDGPSVSEFVRSYFGFRHNFLGVVATVIVAFPVLFAFLFGFSIKMLNFQRR, translated from the exons ATGGAGACGAGCGAGGTGCACCGGCTGGGGAGCATGCGGCGGAGCAGCTCGGTGTGGCGGAGAACCGAGGAGTCGGTGTTCTCGCGGTCGTCGAGGGAGCGGTCGGCGGAGGACGACGAGGAGGCGCTCCGGTGGGCGGCGCTGGAGAAGCTGCCCACCTTCGACCGCGTGCGCCGCGGCATCCTCTCGCTTCCTGACGAGGGCGGCGTCGCCGGGCTGCGGGAGGTCGACGTGGGGAAGCTTGGGTTCCAGGAGCGGCGTGCTCTCCTCGAGCGCCTCCTCCACGTGGCCGAGGAGGACAACGAGCTCTTCTTGCTCAAGCTCAAGGACCGCATCCAACG GGTGGGGCTCGACCTGCCGGACATCGAAGTGAGGTACGAGAACCTCACCGTCGAAGCGGAGGCCTACGTCGGCGAGGGAGGATTGCCGACCATCTTCAATTCCACCATCAACCTGCTCGAG ggttatgCAAATCTTTTGCGAATACTTCCAAGTAGAAAGAGACCTTTGTCGATCCTTCACAATGTCAGTGGAATCATCAAGCCTCGCAG GATGACATTGCTCTTAGGCCCTCCTGGATCAGGAAAAACCACATTGTTGTTGGCATTGGCAGGAAAGCTCGACTCTGAACTCAAG ACGACGGGAAAGGTGACCTACAATGGCCATGAAATGCATGAATTTGTCCCTGAACGAACTGCTGCCTACATCAGCCAGTATGATCTTCACATTGGAGAGATGACAGTTCGTGAGACGTTAGCCTTTTCCGCTAGGTGTCAAGGAGTTGGCACTCGGCATG ACATGTTAATTGAGTTGGCTAGGCGAGAGAAAGAAGCAAACATTAAGCCAGATCCTGACCTAGATGTTTTCATGAAG GCATCTTCAATAGAAGGACAAGAAACCAATGTGATTACAGATTATGTGCTCAAG ATACTAGGTTTGGAGGTTTGTGCTGACACCATGGTTGGAGACGAAATGTTGAGAGGCATTTCTGGCGGGCAAAGGAAGCGTGTTACGACAG GTGAAATGCTTGTTGGACCTGCAAGAGCTCTATTCATGGATGAGATATCAACCGGTTTGGACAGCTCAACAACTTATCAGATAGTAAACTCCCTCAGGCAATCTATTCACATTCTTAGTGGAACCGCCGTTATATCTCTACTTCAACCGGCACCGGAGACCTATGacctcttcgacgacatcattcTTCTCTCTGACGGGCAAGTTGTGTATCATGGCCCGCGGGAGAATGTACTCGAATTCTTTGAGTCTATGGGCTTCAAATGCCCGGAGAGGAAGGGTGTTGCAGATTTCCTACAAGAA GTAACATCGAGGAAGGATCAACAGCAATACTGGACACGCCATGATGAGCCTTACAGATATGTTCCTGTAAGAGTATTTTCTGAAGCATTCCAATCGTTCCATGTCGGTCGTGCCATTGCAGAGGAAATTGCTTCCCCATATGATAAGAGTAAGAGCCATCCTGCTGCTCTTACAGTCACAAAATACGGGGTTAGCAACAAGGAATTGTTAAAAGCCAACATTGATAGAGAATTATTGCTAATGAAGAGAAACTCATTCGTCTATATCTTCAAAGCAATTCAA ATTTCCATCATGGCGCTGATTGCAATGACAGTCTTCTTCCGTACTAAAATGCACCGTGATTCAGTGGACGGCGGTGGAATATATATGGGAGCACTTTTCTTTGGAGTAGTCATGGTCATGTTTAATGGTTTGTCCGAACTCGCCATGACCATTTTAAAGCTTCCTGTTTTCTTCAAGCAAAGGGATCTCCTATTTTATCCGGCATGGGCATATGCAATACCGACATGGATTCTTAAGATTCCCATTTCCTTCGTCGAAGTTGCAGTGTGGGTTTTCACAACTTATTATGTCACAGGATTTGATCCAAATGTCGGAAG GTTGTTTAAGCAGTATCTGCTGCTACTGGCAGCAAATCAGATGGCATCTGGTCTCTTCCGTGCCATTGCTGCAGTATCTAGGAATTTGATTATCGCAAATACCTTTGGATCCTTTGTGTTGCTCATTCTTCTTGTGCTTGGTGGTTTCATTCTTTCTCGAC ATCAAGTGAAGAAATGGTGGATTTGGGGTTATTGGATCTCACCGCTAATGTACTCGCATAATGCAATATCGACCAATGAATTCTTAGGACATAGTTGGAGTCAT ATACTTCCACAGGCAACAGAGTCACTCGGAGTAATAGTTTTGAAATCCCGTGGAGTTTTTACCGAAGCAAAATGGTATTGGATTGGATTTGCAGCTCTAGTTGGTTATATTTTTGTGTTCAATGCTCTTTTCACTGTGGCACTCGCTTATCTAAAAC CATATGGGAAATCTCAACCATCTTTGTCTGAAGAATCATTAAATGAAAAAAATGCCAATTTGACCGGAGAAGTTGTAGAACGATCATCTAGAGAAAGGAATTCTTCTAGTCGTTCTTTGGAAAACATCAATACAGTTGCATCTCTTAATCGAAACAAGAAGGGAATGGTGCTTCCGTTCACTCCGCTCGCTCTCACGTTTGAAAACATAAGATATTCCGTCGACATGCCACAA GAAATGAAAGTTCAAGGGGTGGTAGAAGACCGTTTGGAACTTTTGAAGGGTGTAAGTGGTTCTTTTAGGCCCGGAGTCCTGACTGCTCTAATGGGTGTGAGTGGTGCCGGCAAAACAACACTAATGGACGTACTAGCCGGTCGCAAAACTGGTGGATACATAGAAGGAAACATTACTATATCTGGTTACCCTAAGAAACAAGACACGTTTGCTCGCATATCAGGTTACTGTGAGCAAAATGACATCCACTCTCCCCATGTGACGGTTTATGAGTCTCTTGTTTATTCAGCATGGcttaggttatctgctgatgtcaATTCTACAACTCGGAAG ATGTTTGTCGAAGAGGTGATGGAGCTTGTAGAGTTGACACTGCTTAGAAATGCACTTGTTGGACTGCCCGGAGTAGATGGATTATCAACCGAACAACGGAAGAGGCTCACTATTGCAGTGGAGCTTGTTGCCAACCCGTCCATTATATTCATGGATGAACCGACCTCAGGGCTCGACGCAAGGGCTGCAGCCATTGTCATGAGAACTGTTAGGAACACTGTGGATACAGGGAGGACTGTCGTGTGTACTATCCACCAGCCCAGTATTGACATATTCGAAGCTTTTGATGAG CTCTTCCTAATGAAGCGAGGCGGAGAAGAAATATATGTTGGTCCACTCGGCCGCCATTCGTGTGATCTTATAAGCTACTTTGAG GGAATTAATGGCGTGACGAAGATAAAAGACGGTTATAATCCCGCAACTTGGATGTTAGAAGTGACTACACAGATGCAAGAAAATGTACTAGGTGTTAATTTCAGTGAAGTATACAAGGGCTCAGAGTTGTACCA GAGAAACAAGAATCTGATAAAGGAGTTGAGTTCGCCTCCCCCGGGTTCAAGTGATCTCTACTTTCCGACTCAGTACTCTCAGTCTTTTATTGGGCAATGCTCGGCGTGCCTTTGGAAGCAACACTTATCGTATTGGCGGAATCCTCCATACACTGCAATGCGGTTTTTCTTTACGGCCATCATAGCTTTGTTGTTCGGCTCTATATTTTGGGACCTTGGCACCAAAAG GTCTAGGCAACAAGATCTATTCAATGCAATGGGTTCGATGTATGCTGCTGTCCTATTCATCGGGGTACAAAATGCTTCGTCAGTTCAACCGGTTGTGGCCGTTGAACGAACAGTGTTTTATAGGGAAAGAGCCGCAGGAATGTACTCGGCTTTGCCATACGCCTTTGGGCAA GTTACAATTGAAATTCCATATATTTTGGTACAAGCATTGATATACGGTGTGATAGTCTACTCGATGATTGGATTCGAGTGGACGGCCGCAAAGTTCTTCTGGTACCTGTTCTTCATGTACTTCACACTCCTCTACTTCACATTTTATGGAATGATGGCGGTTGGGTTAACTCCCAACCACCACATTGCATCCATTGTTTCTGCTGCCTTTTACGCGTTATGGAACCTCTTCTCTGGGTTCCTTATCCCTCGCCCG CAAATTCCGATATGGTGGAGGTGGTATTACTGGATGTGTCCGGTTGCTTGGACCTTGTATGGATTGGTCGTGTCGCAGTTTGGAGATGTGCACGAGAATCTTGAAGATGGTCCCTCTGTGTCTGAGTTTGTGAGAAGTTATTTTGGGTTTAGGCATAACTTTCTAGGCGTGGTAGCAACAGTCATCGTCGCATTTCCTGTGCTTTTCGCGTTCCTCTTTGGCTTTTCGATCAAGATGCTCAACTTCCAGAGGAGATGA
- the LOC122002496 gene encoding ABC transporter G family member 36-like isoform X1, which translates to METSEVHRLGSMRRSSSVWRRTEESVFSRSSRERSAEDDEEALRWAALEKLPTFDRVRRGILSLPDEGGVAGLREVDVGKLGFQERRALLERLLHVAEEDNELFLLKLKDRIQRVGLDLPDIEVRYENLTVEAEAYVGEGGLPTIFNSTINLLEGYANLLRILPSRKRPLSILHNVSGIIKPRRMTLLLGPPGSGKTTLLLALAGKLDSELKTTGKVTYNGHEMHEFVPERTAAYISQYDLHIGEMTVRETLAFSARCQGVGTRHDMLIELARREKEANIKPDPDLDVFMKASSIEGQETNVITDYVLKILGLEVCADTMVGDEMLRGISGGQRKRVTTGEMLVGPARALFMDEISTGLDSSTTYQIVNSLRQSIHILSGTAVISLLQPAPETYDLFDDIILLSDGQVVYHGPRENVLEFFESMGFKCPERKGVADFLQEVTSRKDQQQYWTRHDEPYRYVPVRVFSEAFQSFHVGRAIAEEIASPYDKSKSHPAALTVTKYGVSNKELLKANIDRELLLMKRNSFVYIFKAIQISIMALIAMTVFFRTKMHRDSVDGGGIYMGALFFGVVMVMFNGLSELAMTILKLPVFFKQRDLLFYPAWAYAIPTWILKIPISFVEVAVWVFTTYYVTGFDPNVGRLFKQYLLLLAANQMASGLFRAIAAVSRNLIIANTFGSFVLLILLVLGGFILSRHQVKKWWIWGYWISPLMYSHNAISTNEFLGHSWSHILPQATESLGVIVLKSRGVFTEAKWYWIGFAALVGYIFVFNALFTVALAYLKPYGKSQPSLSEESLNEKNANLTGEVVERSSRERNSSSRSLENINTVASLNRNKKGMVLPFTPLALTFENIRYSVDMPQEMKVQGVVEDRLELLKGVSGSFRPGVLTALMGVSGAGKTTLMDVLAGRKTGGYIEGNITISGYPKKQDTFARISGYCEQNDIHSPHVTVYESLVYSAWLRLSADVNSTTRKVCPRLNRQANMRSLIEHELLQMFVEEVMELVELTLLRNALVGLPGVDGLSTEQRKRLTIAVELVANPSIIFMDEPTSGLDARAAAIVMRTVRNTVDTGRTVVCTIHQPSIDIFEAFDELFLMKRGGEEIYVGPLGRHSCDLISYFEGINGVTKIKDGYNPATWMLEVTTQMQENVLGVNFSEVYKGSELYQRNKNLIKELSSPPPGSSDLYFPTQYSQSFIGQCSACLWKQHLSYWRNPPYTAMRFFFTAIIALLFGSIFWDLGTKRSRQQDLFNAMGSMYAAVLFIGVQNASSVQPVVAVERTVFYRERAAGMYSALPYAFGQVTIEIPYILVQALIYGVIVYSMIGFEWTAAKFFWYLFFMYFTLLYFTFYGMMAVGLTPNHHIASIVSAAFYALWNLFSGFLIPRPQIPIWWRWYYWMCPVAWTLYGLVVSQFGDVHENLEDGPSVSEFVRSYFGFRHNFLGVVATVIVAFPVLFAFLFGFSIKMLNFQRR; encoded by the exons ATGGAGACGAGCGAGGTGCACCGGCTGGGGAGCATGCGGCGGAGCAGCTCGGTGTGGCGGAGAACCGAGGAGTCGGTGTTCTCGCGGTCGTCGAGGGAGCGGTCGGCGGAGGACGACGAGGAGGCGCTCCGGTGGGCGGCGCTGGAGAAGCTGCCCACCTTCGACCGCGTGCGCCGCGGCATCCTCTCGCTTCCTGACGAGGGCGGCGTCGCCGGGCTGCGGGAGGTCGACGTGGGGAAGCTTGGGTTCCAGGAGCGGCGTGCTCTCCTCGAGCGCCTCCTCCACGTGGCCGAGGAGGACAACGAGCTCTTCTTGCTCAAGCTCAAGGACCGCATCCAACG GGTGGGGCTCGACCTGCCGGACATCGAAGTGAGGTACGAGAACCTCACCGTCGAAGCGGAGGCCTACGTCGGCGAGGGAGGATTGCCGACCATCTTCAATTCCACCATCAACCTGCTCGAG ggttatgCAAATCTTTTGCGAATACTTCCAAGTAGAAAGAGACCTTTGTCGATCCTTCACAATGTCAGTGGAATCATCAAGCCTCGCAG GATGACATTGCTCTTAGGCCCTCCTGGATCAGGAAAAACCACATTGTTGTTGGCATTGGCAGGAAAGCTCGACTCTGAACTCAAG ACGACGGGAAAGGTGACCTACAATGGCCATGAAATGCATGAATTTGTCCCTGAACGAACTGCTGCCTACATCAGCCAGTATGATCTTCACATTGGAGAGATGACAGTTCGTGAGACGTTAGCCTTTTCCGCTAGGTGTCAAGGAGTTGGCACTCGGCATG ACATGTTAATTGAGTTGGCTAGGCGAGAGAAAGAAGCAAACATTAAGCCAGATCCTGACCTAGATGTTTTCATGAAG GCATCTTCAATAGAAGGACAAGAAACCAATGTGATTACAGATTATGTGCTCAAG ATACTAGGTTTGGAGGTTTGTGCTGACACCATGGTTGGAGACGAAATGTTGAGAGGCATTTCTGGCGGGCAAAGGAAGCGTGTTACGACAG GTGAAATGCTTGTTGGACCTGCAAGAGCTCTATTCATGGATGAGATATCAACCGGTTTGGACAGCTCAACAACTTATCAGATAGTAAACTCCCTCAGGCAATCTATTCACATTCTTAGTGGAACCGCCGTTATATCTCTACTTCAACCGGCACCGGAGACCTATGacctcttcgacgacatcattcTTCTCTCTGACGGGCAAGTTGTGTATCATGGCCCGCGGGAGAATGTACTCGAATTCTTTGAGTCTATGGGCTTCAAATGCCCGGAGAGGAAGGGTGTTGCAGATTTCCTACAAGAA GTAACATCGAGGAAGGATCAACAGCAATACTGGACACGCCATGATGAGCCTTACAGATATGTTCCTGTAAGAGTATTTTCTGAAGCATTCCAATCGTTCCATGTCGGTCGTGCCATTGCAGAGGAAATTGCTTCCCCATATGATAAGAGTAAGAGCCATCCTGCTGCTCTTACAGTCACAAAATACGGGGTTAGCAACAAGGAATTGTTAAAAGCCAACATTGATAGAGAATTATTGCTAATGAAGAGAAACTCATTCGTCTATATCTTCAAAGCAATTCAA ATTTCCATCATGGCGCTGATTGCAATGACAGTCTTCTTCCGTACTAAAATGCACCGTGATTCAGTGGACGGCGGTGGAATATATATGGGAGCACTTTTCTTTGGAGTAGTCATGGTCATGTTTAATGGTTTGTCCGAACTCGCCATGACCATTTTAAAGCTTCCTGTTTTCTTCAAGCAAAGGGATCTCCTATTTTATCCGGCATGGGCATATGCAATACCGACATGGATTCTTAAGATTCCCATTTCCTTCGTCGAAGTTGCAGTGTGGGTTTTCACAACTTATTATGTCACAGGATTTGATCCAAATGTCGGAAG GTTGTTTAAGCAGTATCTGCTGCTACTGGCAGCAAATCAGATGGCATCTGGTCTCTTCCGTGCCATTGCTGCAGTATCTAGGAATTTGATTATCGCAAATACCTTTGGATCCTTTGTGTTGCTCATTCTTCTTGTGCTTGGTGGTTTCATTCTTTCTCGAC ATCAAGTGAAGAAATGGTGGATTTGGGGTTATTGGATCTCACCGCTAATGTACTCGCATAATGCAATATCGACCAATGAATTCTTAGGACATAGTTGGAGTCAT ATACTTCCACAGGCAACAGAGTCACTCGGAGTAATAGTTTTGAAATCCCGTGGAGTTTTTACCGAAGCAAAATGGTATTGGATTGGATTTGCAGCTCTAGTTGGTTATATTTTTGTGTTCAATGCTCTTTTCACTGTGGCACTCGCTTATCTAAAAC CATATGGGAAATCTCAACCATCTTTGTCTGAAGAATCATTAAATGAAAAAAATGCCAATTTGACCGGAGAAGTTGTAGAACGATCATCTAGAGAAAGGAATTCTTCTAGTCGTTCTTTGGAAAACATCAATACAGTTGCATCTCTTAATCGAAACAAGAAGGGAATGGTGCTTCCGTTCACTCCGCTCGCTCTCACGTTTGAAAACATAAGATATTCCGTCGACATGCCACAA GAAATGAAAGTTCAAGGGGTGGTAGAAGACCGTTTGGAACTTTTGAAGGGTGTAAGTGGTTCTTTTAGGCCCGGAGTCCTGACTGCTCTAATGGGTGTGAGTGGTGCCGGCAAAACAACACTAATGGACGTACTAGCCGGTCGCAAAACTGGTGGATACATAGAAGGAAACATTACTATATCTGGTTACCCTAAGAAACAAGACACGTTTGCTCGCATATCAGGTTACTGTGAGCAAAATGACATCCACTCTCCCCATGTGACGGTTTATGAGTCTCTTGTTTATTCAGCATGGcttaggttatctgctgatgtcaATTCTACAACTCGGAAGGTTTGTCCTCGACTAAACAGACAAGCCAATATGAGAAGTCTAATTGAACATGAACTCTTGCAGATGTTTGTCGAAGAGGTGATGGAGCTTGTAGAGTTGACACTGCTTAGAAATGCACTTGTTGGACTGCCCGGAGTAGATGGATTATCAACCGAACAACGGAAGAGGCTCACTATTGCAGTGGAGCTTGTTGCCAACCCGTCCATTATATTCATGGATGAACCGACCTCAGGGCTCGACGCAAGGGCTGCAGCCATTGTCATGAGAACTGTTAGGAACACTGTGGATACAGGGAGGACTGTCGTGTGTACTATCCACCAGCCCAGTATTGACATATTCGAAGCTTTTGATGAG CTCTTCCTAATGAAGCGAGGCGGAGAAGAAATATATGTTGGTCCACTCGGCCGCCATTCGTGTGATCTTATAAGCTACTTTGAG GGAATTAATGGCGTGACGAAGATAAAAGACGGTTATAATCCCGCAACTTGGATGTTAGAAGTGACTACACAGATGCAAGAAAATGTACTAGGTGTTAATTTCAGTGAAGTATACAAGGGCTCAGAGTTGTACCA GAGAAACAAGAATCTGATAAAGGAGTTGAGTTCGCCTCCCCCGGGTTCAAGTGATCTCTACTTTCCGACTCAGTACTCTCAGTCTTTTATTGGGCAATGCTCGGCGTGCCTTTGGAAGCAACACTTATCGTATTGGCGGAATCCTCCATACACTGCAATGCGGTTTTTCTTTACGGCCATCATAGCTTTGTTGTTCGGCTCTATATTTTGGGACCTTGGCACCAAAAG GTCTAGGCAACAAGATCTATTCAATGCAATGGGTTCGATGTATGCTGCTGTCCTATTCATCGGGGTACAAAATGCTTCGTCAGTTCAACCGGTTGTGGCCGTTGAACGAACAGTGTTTTATAGGGAAAGAGCCGCAGGAATGTACTCGGCTTTGCCATACGCCTTTGGGCAA GTTACAATTGAAATTCCATATATTTTGGTACAAGCATTGATATACGGTGTGATAGTCTACTCGATGATTGGATTCGAGTGGACGGCCGCAAAGTTCTTCTGGTACCTGTTCTTCATGTACTTCACACTCCTCTACTTCACATTTTATGGAATGATGGCGGTTGGGTTAACTCCCAACCACCACATTGCATCCATTGTTTCTGCTGCCTTTTACGCGTTATGGAACCTCTTCTCTGGGTTCCTTATCCCTCGCCCG CAAATTCCGATATGGTGGAGGTGGTATTACTGGATGTGTCCGGTTGCTTGGACCTTGTATGGATTGGTCGTGTCGCAGTTTGGAGATGTGCACGAGAATCTTGAAGATGGTCCCTCTGTGTCTGAGTTTGTGAGAAGTTATTTTGGGTTTAGGCATAACTTTCTAGGCGTGGTAGCAACAGTCATCGTCGCATTTCCTGTGCTTTTCGCGTTCCTCTTTGGCTTTTCGATCAAGATGCTCAACTTCCAGAGGAGATGA